A genomic region of Vitis vinifera cultivar Pinot Noir 40024 chromosome 7, ASM3070453v1 contains the following coding sequences:
- the LOC100251197 gene encoding mediator of RNA polymerase II transcription subunit 19a isoform X2 — MDPEGAKFGRGPRELTGAVDLINHYKLVAHHEFFCKRSLPLSISDTHYLHNVVGDTEIRKGDGMQLDQLIQNTSYSRDTNVRIQPFDLDVLREAFQLRETAPIDLPPAEKGIPTIAGKSKSESKDKERKHKKHKDRDKEKDKEHKKHKHRHNRSKEKDKEKKDRSGQHDSAADHSKKHHEKKRKHDGEEDVNDIQRHKKSKNSV; from the exons GGCCAAGAGAACTAACTGGTGCAGTAGATCTCATAAATCATTACAAGTTGGTGGCTCACCATGAGTTTTTCTGCAAGAGGTCACTTCCTTTGTCAATTTCCGACACACACTATCTTCACAATGTGGTGGGGGACACAGAGATCAGAAAAGGAGATGGAATGCAACTGGATCAACTTATTCAGAACACCTCCTATTCCAGAGATACGAATGTGCGTATACAACCTTTTGACCTAGATGTTCTCAGGGAGGCATTCCAACTAAGGGAAACTGCTCCAATTGATCTGCCTCCT GCAGAGAAGGGGATTCCAACAATTGCTGGAAAATCAAAAAGTGAGTCAAAAGACAAGGAGAGGAAGCATAAAAAGCACAAGGATAGAGACAAAGAGAAGGATAAAGAGCATAAGAAGCACAAGCACCGCCATAATCGAAGTAAAGAGAAGGACAAGGAGAAAAAGGATAGAAGTGGGCAGCATGATTCTGCTGCTGATCACTCAAAGAAACACCATGAGAAG AAAAGGAAGCATGATGGGGAGGAAGATGTTAATGACATTCAGAGACACAAGAAAAGTAAG AATAGTGTCTGA
- the LOC100251197 gene encoding mediator of RNA polymerase II transcription subunit 19a isoform X1, with amino-acid sequence MDPEGAKFGRGPRELTGAVDLINHYKLVAHHEFFCKRSLPLSISDTHYLHNVVGDTEIRKGDGMQLDQLIQNTSYSRDTNVRIQPFDLDVLREAFQLRETAPIDLPPAEKGIPTIAGKSKSESKDKERKHKKHKDRDKEKDKEHKKHKHRHNRSKEKDKEKKDRSGQHDSAADHSKKHHEKKRKHDGEEDVNDIQRHKKSKHKSSKIDELGAIKVAG; translated from the exons GGCCAAGAGAACTAACTGGTGCAGTAGATCTCATAAATCATTACAAGTTGGTGGCTCACCATGAGTTTTTCTGCAAGAGGTCACTTCCTTTGTCAATTTCCGACACACACTATCTTCACAATGTGGTGGGGGACACAGAGATCAGAAAAGGAGATGGAATGCAACTGGATCAACTTATTCAGAACACCTCCTATTCCAGAGATACGAATGTGCGTATACAACCTTTTGACCTAGATGTTCTCAGGGAGGCATTCCAACTAAGGGAAACTGCTCCAATTGATCTGCCTCCT GCAGAGAAGGGGATTCCAACAATTGCTGGAAAATCAAAAAGTGAGTCAAAAGACAAGGAGAGGAAGCATAAAAAGCACAAGGATAGAGACAAAGAGAAGGATAAAGAGCATAAGAAGCACAAGCACCGCCATAATCGAAGTAAAGAGAAGGACAAGGAGAAAAAGGATAGAAGTGGGCAGCATGATTCTGCTGCTGATCACTCAAAGAAACACCATGAGAAG AAAAGGAAGCATGATGGGGAGGAAGATGTTAATGACATTCAGAGACACAAGAAAAGTAAG CATAAGAGCTCAAAAATTGACGAACTGGGTGCAATAAAGGTAGCTGGCTGA